A DNA window from Engystomops pustulosus chromosome 10, aEngPut4.maternal, whole genome shotgun sequence contains the following coding sequences:
- the BORCS6 gene encoding BLOC-1-related complex subunit 6, whose amino-acid sequence MSPWRPRRYNVTSRKIPFSSGSSPYPRPIDVCAYDWSGGRGERLLAGGACSDWPISSRSIVRKRRLRSRDVKRRPPGAPGMEGGKSNKAESDSGLRHHALQRSKADIPPIDPEVLHDLEILTQDVALKVDQMMKSLSGTIQNMTALSVGYIQTYRDSVDSLGEAVDMSIKGMYTLMARCEELDRSMQPIHALAKQIREIKRTLEMFEALCK is encoded by the exons atgagcccctggCGGCCGCGCAGATACAATGTGACAAGCAGAAAAATTCCCTTCAGCAGTGGCTCCTCCCCTTACCCCCGCCCCATTGACGTCTGTGCTTATGATTGGTCAGGAGGCAGAGGTGAGAGGTTGCTGGCGGGCGGGGCCTGCAGTGATTGGCCGATCAGCTCCCGTTCTATTGTCAGGAAGAGGCGGCTCCGGTCCCGGGATGTGAAGCGGCGACCCCCGGGAGCACCGGGCATGGAGGGAGGGAAGAGCAACAAGGCGGAGA GTGACTCCGGCCTCCGCCACCACGCGCTGCAGAGGAGTAAAGCCGATATCCCCCCCATAGACCCTGAGGTTCTGCACGACCTGGAGATCCTCACACAGGACGTCGCCCTAAAGGTCGACCAGATGATGAAAAGTCTGAGCGGAACAATCCAGAAC ATGACAGCGCTCAGCGTGGGCTACATCCAGACCTACCGGGACTCCGTGGACAGCCTGGGGGAGGCCGTGGACATGAGCATCAAG GGCATGTACACGTTGATGGCGCGTTGCGAGGAGTTGGATCGGTCCATGCAGCCCATTCACGCTTTGGCCAAGCAGATTCGGGAGATTAAGCGCACGCTGGAGATGTTTGAGGCGTTATGTAAATAA